In a genomic window of Nostoc sp. UHCC 0870:
- the dacB gene encoding D-alanyl-D-alanine carboxypeptidase/D-alanyl-D-alanine endopeptidase, translating into MSKKLNLGLMLLLVTTPIGVNQQLVQAQTPSAPSNTTKSICSAQIGTAIDAIVNRPLFNRVRWGILVKPLSSLKPLYSQDAQKYFIPASNTKLLTTAAALQHLGTNFRFRTSIYQNGNGIFSVVGRGDPSLNDTQLKALAQQLKQQGITQIQQLIANDSYIQGDIVNSTWQWEDVQSDYGAPVNSFILNQNVFGLEIRPQTVGKTPQLVWNDNNEARRWLLVNRSVTVAEKQPSYINVSRDLTGKILRIEGQVAANSKPYLVSLPVVDPDYYFLRRFRTVLATEQIALGQTLVANSSKNQRELAFVQSPPLWELVMETNQNSNNLYAEALLRALAFQQPKQANQNTADIGLEVLKKSLTQLGVDPTGYKLVDASGLSRRNLITPEALVQTLQGVAKTPIANLYRASLPIAGKSGTLSNRFRNTPAEGIVQAKTGTLSGAISLAGYLNPPQYEPMVFSIMVNQSEQPASVLRQAMDEIVVLLAQLKRC; encoded by the coding sequence ATGTCTAAAAAACTCAATCTTGGCTTAATGCTACTGTTAGTTACTACACCTATTGGTGTGAATCAGCAACTTGTTCAAGCCCAAACCCCATCTGCACCATCAAATACCACCAAATCAATTTGTTCGGCTCAAATAGGAACAGCTATAGATGCAATAGTTAATCGTCCTCTATTTAATCGAGTCCGGTGGGGAATTTTAGTCAAACCACTGTCATCTTTAAAACCTCTCTATAGTCAAGATGCCCAGAAATATTTTATTCCTGCATCTAATACTAAGCTGCTAACTACAGCAGCTGCACTGCAACATCTGGGTACAAACTTTCGCTTTCGCACCTCGATTTATCAAAATGGTAATGGTATTTTTAGCGTTGTAGGTAGGGGAGATCCCAGCCTCAATGATACCCAATTAAAAGCACTTGCCCAACAGCTAAAACAGCAGGGTATTACTCAAATTCAGCAGTTAATTGCCAACGATAGTTATATTCAAGGTGATATTGTTAACTCTACTTGGCAATGGGAAGATGTACAGTCAGATTATGGTGCGCCAGTTAATAGTTTTATTTTAAATCAAAATGTTTTCGGCTTAGAAATTAGACCCCAAACTGTTGGTAAAACTCCGCAATTAGTGTGGAATGATAATAATGAAGCAAGACGGTGGTTATTAGTTAATCGGTCTGTGACAGTTGCAGAAAAACAACCGAGTTACATCAACGTTAGTCGTGATTTAACTGGTAAAATACTGCGAATAGAAGGACAAGTAGCAGCCAATTCCAAACCCTATTTAGTCAGTTTACCTGTCGTTGACCCTGATTATTACTTCTTAAGGCGTTTCCGTACAGTTTTAGCAACAGAACAAATTGCTTTAGGACAAACATTAGTTGCTAATAGCAGTAAGAATCAACGGGAATTAGCATTTGTGCAGTCGCCACCTCTATGGGAGTTAGTTATGGAAACTAACCAAAATAGTAATAATCTCTATGCAGAAGCCCTTTTGAGAGCTTTAGCTTTTCAACAACCCAAACAAGCAAATCAAAATACTGCTGATATAGGTTTAGAAGTTCTCAAAAAAAGTTTAACTCAGTTGGGAGTTGACCCCACAGGTTATAAATTGGTAGATGCTTCTGGGTTATCACGACGGAATTTAATTACTCCTGAAGCATTGGTACAAACTTTGCAGGGAGTAGCGAAAACCCCAATCGCCAATTTGTATCGTGCATCTTTACCTATAGCTGGAAAAAGCGGTACTTTAAGTAATCGTTTTCGTAACACCCCGGCGGAGGGAATTGTTCAAGCGAAAACAGGTACATTAAGCGGTGCAATTTCTCTTGCAGGATATCTGAATCCGCCTCAATATGAGCCTATGGTTTTTAGTATTATGGTAAACCAATCTGAACAACCTGCAAGTGTTTTAAGGCAAGCAATGGATGAGATAGTGGTTTTGTTGGCGCAGTTAAAGCGTTGTTAA
- a CDS encoding DICT sensory domain-containing protein, which produces MNDSLHKDFSVYQLALGVESSPQAFPLNPATLLSLVRATIDLLIERQINATIWFKLPPGKIWYTELTRYQSSARIVSTIYNCRIGEKKVGLEATEPEEEVSEENLTPSSSLDCHNITLQSRPNSHISCEYFLIVLAPNFSSLLAAYQPIKKDKNNVVSKENQNKSQPLLTIISVDNKVIQKVLDGLNQEIKSELDPIAPTDFICPTASEPALISQLFAKQIQRQDEINRQIRTERISKLKEKNQNLHKKERLKDEYLSNVCQELRTPLTQIKTALSLLNSPNIKPNQRQRYLQMLNSQCDRQSILITSLLDLVQLEHTLETTTLELVKLADIVPGVVSTYQPLAQEKGIMLAYTVPTDLPAVWCVNGGLRQIVIHLLHNSINFTANGGQVWVRAKVQGEYVQLEVRDTGIGIAESEIPKIFECFYRVRSGVSDEINGAGLGLTIVQRLLWHCGGSINVKSKLDEGSLFTVQLPIESNKAVNSGKPNI; this is translated from the coding sequence ATGAATGACTCTCTGCATAAGGATTTTTCCGTTTATCAGCTAGCGTTAGGAGTAGAATCCTCACCCCAAGCATTTCCTCTTAATCCTGCTACGCTGCTATCACTGGTGAGAGCCACAATAGATTTATTGATTGAACGGCAGATAAATGCAACTATATGGTTTAAGCTCCCACCGGGGAAAATTTGGTATACAGAATTAACTCGCTATCAGTCATCAGCAAGAATAGTGAGTACCATATACAATTGTCGAATTGGGGAGAAGAAAGTAGGACTAGAAGCAACAGAACCAGAAGAAGAAGTCAGTGAAGAAAATTTAACCCCCTCATCCTCTTTAGATTGCCATAATATAACTTTGCAATCACGACCAAATAGTCACATTAGCTGTGAATATTTTTTAATAGTTTTAGCACCGAATTTTAGCAGTTTACTGGCGGCATATCAACCAATTAAAAAAGATAAAAATAATGTTGTCAGTAAGGAAAATCAAAATAAGAGTCAACCTTTATTAACAATAATTAGTGTTGATAACAAAGTTATTCAAAAGGTGCTAGATGGGTTAAATCAAGAGATTAAATCAGAATTAGATCCAATTGCACCTACAGATTTTATTTGTCCAACCGCATCAGAACCAGCATTGATCAGTCAGTTGTTTGCCAAGCAAATACAGCGACAAGATGAAATTAATCGGCAAATTAGAACTGAACGAATTTCTAAATTAAAAGAGAAGAATCAAAACTTACACAAAAAAGAACGACTGAAAGATGAATATTTAAGTAACGTCTGTCAAGAGTTGCGGACACCGCTAACCCAGATAAAAACAGCCCTATCGTTGTTAAATTCACCCAATATTAAACCCAACCAACGACAACGTTATTTACAAATGCTCAATAGTCAGTGCGATCGCCAGAGTATTTTGATTACAAGTCTACTGGATCTCGTCCAACTAGAGCATACCTTAGAAACTACAACCTTAGAGTTGGTCAAGCTGGCAGATATTGTCCCTGGGGTAGTCAGCACTTACCAACCCTTAGCCCAAGAAAAAGGCATCATGCTAGCCTACACCGTACCCACTGATTTACCAGCTGTTTGGTGCGTTAATGGCGGACTCAGACAGATAGTGATTCATTTACTACATAACAGCATCAATTTTACTGCCAACGGTGGTCAAGTGTGGGTTAGAGCCAAAGTCCAGGGCGAATATGTCCAACTAGAAGTGCGCGATACAGGTATCGGTATTGCCGAAAGTGAAATTCCCAAAATCTTTGAGTGCTTTTATCGTGTGCGTTCAGGAGTCAGCGACGAAATCAATGGTGCTGGTTTAGGGTTAACGATTGTGCAGCGATTATTGTGGCATTGTGGTGGTTCAATTAATGTTAAAAGTAAACTCGATGAAGGATCTCTTTTTACTGTGCAGTTACCAATAGAAAGTAATAAAGCTGTAAATTCCGGTAAACCAAATATTTGA
- a CDS encoding UDP-N-acetylmuramoyl-L-alanyl-D-glutamate--2,6-diaminopimelate ligase, whose translation MKLRELLATVDSVQQLPPALADAEVQGLKTNSHACSAGDLFIGMPGTRVDGGEFWPSAIASGAVAAIISPQAVQKNPPTDEAVVISANDMTTACAQIAAAFYGYPGQKLKLVGVTGTNGKTTTTHLIEFLLTKAQLPTALMGTLYTRWAGFEQTAAHTTPFAVELQQQLAQAVKAGCEFGAMEVSSHALAQGRVLGCPFEVGVFTNLTQDHLDYHSDMEDYFGAKALLFSPEYLKGRAIINADDPYGKRLIAVLNPEKVWSYSVNDPTANLWMSDLSYEPNGVSGMLHTPEGDVTFRSPLVGQYNLENLLAAVGAVLHLGLDLQLVAAAIPEFPGVPGRMERVQISPDQEISVIVDYAHTPDSLENLLKAARPFIPGKMICVFGCGGDRDRTKRPKMGKIAAELADVAVVTSDNPRTEDPEKILEDVLAGIPDTIQPLVICDRATAIRTAILQAQPGDGVLLAGKGHEDYQILGTEKIHFDDREHARAALQSRS comes from the coding sequence ATGAAATTGCGGGAATTACTAGCGACAGTTGACAGTGTGCAACAATTACCTCCAGCTTTGGCAGATGCTGAAGTCCAAGGATTAAAGACAAACTCCCATGCTTGTAGTGCGGGAGATTTGTTTATTGGGATGCCTGGAACACGGGTAGATGGGGGAGAATTTTGGCCAAGTGCGATCGCATCGGGTGCTGTAGCGGCGATTATTTCACCCCAAGCTGTACAAAAAAATCCTCCCACAGATGAGGCGGTTGTCATTAGTGCTAACGACATGACCACAGCTTGCGCCCAAATTGCAGCAGCTTTTTATGGATATCCTGGGCAAAAACTTAAGCTGGTGGGTGTGACTGGTACTAACGGTAAAACTACAACTACTCACCTGATTGAATTTTTACTCACCAAAGCCCAATTACCAACGGCTTTGATGGGGACTCTCTACACCCGTTGGGCTGGTTTTGAACAAACGGCTGCCCATACTACACCCTTTGCGGTGGAACTACAACAGCAGCTAGCACAGGCTGTCAAGGCTGGTTGTGAGTTTGGCGCGATGGAAGTTAGTTCCCATGCTTTAGCCCAAGGCCGTGTTTTGGGTTGTCCCTTTGAGGTGGGTGTGTTTACTAACCTCACCCAAGACCATTTGGACTATCACAGCGACATGGAAGATTATTTTGGGGCTAAGGCGTTGTTATTTAGCCCTGAATATCTGAAAGGACGGGCAATTATTAATGCTGATGACCCCTACGGTAAACGATTAATTGCCGTTTTGAATCCTGAGAAGGTATGGAGTTACAGCGTTAATGATCCTACTGCTAATTTATGGATGAGTGATTTAAGTTACGAACCAAATGGTGTGAGTGGTATGCTGCATACACCAGAGGGTGATGTAACTTTCCGATCGCCTCTAGTTGGTCAATATAATTTAGAAAATCTGTTAGCAGCCGTCGGTGCAGTTTTACATCTGGGGTTAGATTTGCAATTAGTCGCAGCCGCTATTCCTGAATTTCCCGGCGTTCCCGGACGCATGGAACGGGTGCAGATTAGTCCTGACCAAGAAATTAGTGTGATTGTGGATTATGCCCACACACCCGATAGCTTAGAAAACCTACTCAAAGCAGCTAGGCCTTTTATTCCGGGGAAAATGATTTGCGTGTTTGGCTGTGGTGGCGATCGCGATCGCACCAAGCGTCCTAAAATGGGTAAAATTGCGGCGGAGTTAGCAGACGTGGCGGTAGTCACCTCCGATAATCCCCGGACTGAAGACCCAGAAAAGATTTTAGAAGATGTTTTGGCAGGTATACCCGACACTATACAACCACTAGTAATTTGCGATCGCGCTACCGCTATTCGTACCGCCATCCTCCAAGCCCAACCCGGAGACGGTGTGTTACTAGCTGGGAAAGGTCATGAAGACTACCAAATTCTCGGCACAGAAAAAATTCACTTTGATGACCGAGAACACGCACGCGCTGCTTTACAATCTAGAAGTTGA
- a CDS encoding glutaredoxin family protein: protein MRLILYSKPGCHLCEGLQEKLEQIQNLQFELEIRDITTREDWFNAYQYEIPVLHLIQPEDEKAQALPRPSPRASVQQLEQMLYKYLAKIEKNNAE, encoded by the coding sequence ATGCGATTAATTTTATACAGTAAACCCGGTTGTCATTTGTGTGAAGGCTTGCAAGAAAAGCTAGAACAGATCCAAAATCTGCAATTTGAGTTAGAGATTCGTGACATTACTACCCGTGAAGATTGGTTTAATGCCTATCAGTATGAGATTCCGGTTCTGCATCTAATACAGCCTGAAGACGAGAAAGCACAAGCTTTACCCCGTCCTTCTCCCCGTGCTAGTGTCCAGCAATTGGAGCAAATGTTGTATAAGTATTTAGCCAAGATTGAAAAAAATAATGCAGAATAA
- a CDS encoding Uma2 family endonuclease, with protein sequence MTRLKTEITTQQFLELPEGDITYELVNGEAKAKILPKRYHSRLTGAIITLLTPWAQSRGEIGIEWAVTLKRKGKDWIPVPDLLYVSFSRLPNDVIEDAPCPIPPDLVIEIISPGQSFGEMSAKATDYLDAGVMRVWVLDTKAKTVTVFYPDARPQTKIGEDSLADELLTDLQLTPQQIFQQAGIP encoded by the coding sequence ATGACTCGACTCAAAACGGAAATCACAACCCAACAATTCCTCGAATTACCAGAGGGGGATATTACTTACGAATTAGTTAATGGCGAAGCTAAAGCCAAAATATTACCAAAAAGATATCATTCTAGGCTAACAGGCGCAATTATTACCCTCTTAACGCCGTGGGCGCAAAGTCGCGGTGAGATTGGTATCGAGTGGGCGGTCACTCTCAAACGCAAAGGAAAAGACTGGATTCCTGTTCCTGACTTACTTTATGTTTCCTTCTCACGTCTCCCAAATGATGTCATTGAGGATGCACCCTGTCCCATACCACCAGACTTAGTGATTGAAATTATCTCTCCCGGTCAAAGTTTTGGAGAAATGAGTGCCAAAGCCACAGACTACCTAGATGCAGGCGTGATGAGAGTTTGGGTGTTAGATACCAAAGCCAAAACTGTAACCGTGTTCTATCCCGATGCCAGACCACAAACAAAAATCGGTGAAGATAGTCTAGCAGATGAACTATTAACAGACTTACAACTCACACCCCAACAAATTTTTCAACAAGCAGGAATACCTTAA
- a CDS encoding alpha/beta fold hydrolase — translation MSITENKITVDSLEWFYREAAPIGQTDLLPVVLLHGIPSQSYSWRNIMPGLASQGTRAIAPDWIGSGFSAKPEKYEFRYTHDAYIKALSAFIEALELERFSLVVQGFLGSVGLQYALRNPEKIANIAILNTPISLDAKLPWKLQQMGWPFVGDMMTQDPLLVDRTLEGGSRYRIEDKDLDVYRKPYLKTSAVGRALLTTIRNLELPAAMTEITSGFQQWQQPILIQWGMIDPWLPIDLAESFAKSVPDAEVIKLNNVGHYPQEHYHTTILEDLLPFVRRSK, via the coding sequence GTGTCAATCACAGAGAATAAAATAACAGTAGATTCTTTAGAATGGTTTTATCGGGAAGCTGCACCAATTGGACAAACTGACTTATTACCTGTAGTGTTACTACATGGAATCCCATCACAAAGTTACAGTTGGCGTAATATTATGCCAGGTTTAGCCAGTCAAGGAACAAGAGCGATCGCACCAGATTGGATTGGTTCTGGCTTCTCGGCAAAACCCGAAAAATATGAGTTTCGTTACACTCATGATGCTTATATCAAAGCATTATCAGCTTTTATTGAAGCTTTAGAACTAGAACGATTTTCCTTAGTTGTGCAAGGCTTCTTAGGCTCTGTAGGTCTACAATATGCTTTAAGAAATCCCGAAAAAATTGCCAATATTGCTATTTTAAATACACCCATTTCTTTGGATGCTAAATTACCTTGGAAACTTCAACAAATGGGTTGGCCGTTTGTGGGTGATATGATGACTCAAGACCCTCTATTAGTTGACCGCACTTTAGAAGGTGGTAGTCGTTATCGCATCGAAGACAAAGATTTAGATGTATATCGTAAACCATATTTGAAAACTTCCGCCGTCGGACGTGCGCTGTTAACTACGATTCGTAATCTGGAACTACCAGCCGCTATGACAGAAATTACATCAGGCTTTCAACAATGGCAACAACCAATTTTAATTCAATGGGGAATGATTGACCCTTGGTTGCCTATAGATTTAGCAGAAAGTTTTGCCAAGTCCGTACCGGATGCGGAAGTGATCAAACTCAACAACGTCGGTCACTATCCCCAAGAACACTATCACACTACGATTCTAGAAGACCTATTACCCTTTGTGCGTCGGAGTAAGTAG
- the yidD gene encoding membrane protein insertion efficiency factor YidD, with product MKQLFIWLIQGYRIFISPLFLPTCRFQPTCSMYAIEAIERFGIFRGGWMATRRILRCHPFHPGGYDPVPEKEGTGDR from the coding sequence ATGAAGCAATTATTTATTTGGTTAATTCAAGGCTACAGAATATTTATCTCTCCCCTATTCCTACCAACCTGTCGCTTTCAACCGACTTGTTCCATGTATGCTATCGAAGCCATAGAAAGATTTGGCATATTTCGCGGTGGCTGGATGGCTACCAGGCGGATTTTGCGTTGTCATCCCTTCCATCCCGGTGGTTATGATCCCGTACCGGAGAAGGAGGGGACAGGGGATAGGTGA
- a CDS encoding diacylglycerol/polyprenol kinase family protein, which yields MLTQFPDFILTPPLWLQITIVAAWVFFILAIAGLVSRFATSDPEIIRKIVHIGAGHVILIAWWLNIPASIGIGASILASIVTLLSYIFPILPGINSVGRQSLGTFFYAASVGILVGCFWYVQQPQYAAIGMMIMCWGDGLAALVGQRFGKHKYKLLGAQKSWEGSLTMALLSYLVCSLILLGVFGNIWQTWVVSLVVAFVATSLEAFSFLGIDNLTVPLGSAALAFILMQLWVV from the coding sequence TTGTTAACTCAATTTCCTGATTTCATCTTAACCCCACCTCTATGGCTGCAAATTACCATTGTTGCAGCTTGGGTATTTTTTATTCTAGCGATCGCGGGATTAGTAAGTCGTTTTGCTACTAGCGATCCAGAAATCATCCGTAAAATAGTTCATATTGGTGCTGGTCATGTTATTCTAATCGCTTGGTGGCTAAATATTCCTGCCAGCATAGGTATTGGGGCTTCAATTTTAGCTAGTATTGTCACTCTGCTATCTTACATTTTCCCTATTCTCCCCGGTATCAATAGTGTAGGAAGGCAAAGCCTAGGCACATTTTTTTACGCTGCTAGTGTGGGAATTTTAGTAGGTTGCTTCTGGTATGTACAACAACCCCAGTATGCCGCGATTGGGATGATGATTATGTGCTGGGGTGATGGACTCGCCGCTTTAGTTGGTCAACGCTTTGGTAAACACAAGTATAAACTTTTGGGAGCGCAAAAAAGCTGGGAAGGCTCTTTAACTATGGCTTTGCTTAGTTATTTGGTCTGTAGTTTAATTTTACTAGGCGTATTCGGCAATATTTGGCAAACTTGGGTAGTGTCACTGGTAGTTGCATTCGTCGCCACTAGTTTAGAAGCTTTTTCATTTTTAGGTATTGACAATTTGACCGTTCCTTTAGGTAGTGCAGCGTTGGCATTTATTTTAATGCAGCTATGGGTAGTTTAG
- a CDS encoding AAA family ATPase produces the protein MLIFEEHFQDNRCSWVTRDSSECSLYMEVGHYVFDHKREGDAYWLSWNSAEFFYDRTDFHIHMVLEKAAGVDDHGYGFIWGLLDDRNFFEFVISGNACYRIAEVKNGSFVNYTDWKRCDRIQRGHAVNLLEICRVGNFVEFYINSTLVDKFPAEKLMDVPGRNFGFVIHDKIKMKVHSLMVSAPDTEKDLSEVNLEVYDSRYETKATFVEHEPPDDDSLELVFADLKALVGHERTKHQLFSLANYLKVQTERQKRGLKTVDISLHLMLYGPPGTGKTTIARLVGRLYKQLGFLERGHVVETDRAGIVSGYIGQTALRVENAVQQALDGVLFIDEAHALAPEDSPNDYGKEALQILIKRMEDHRDRLAVVIAGYTEEMDRLLESNPGFKSRLHRLFYLDHYTPQELLLIFKKFCHDNGYTLDPSANIILQATFELAYVNRDKNFGNGRFARALFERSIEQQANRIVHDLHKLDNSQLTLITAEDLSVNL, from the coding sequence ATGCTAATTTTTGAGGAACACTTTCAAGATAATCGTTGTAGTTGGGTGACACGAGATAGCTCAGAGTGCAGCCTTTACATGGAAGTGGGTCACTATGTATTTGACCACAAACGTGAAGGTGATGCTTATTGGCTATCGTGGAACTCGGCGGAGTTTTTTTATGACAGGACTGATTTTCATATTCATATGGTCTTAGAAAAAGCTGCTGGTGTAGATGATCATGGATATGGTTTCATTTGGGGACTGTTAGACGATCGCAATTTTTTTGAGTTTGTGATTTCTGGTAATGCTTGTTATCGCATTGCTGAGGTCAAAAATGGTAGTTTTGTCAATTATACAGATTGGAAACGGTGCGATCGCATTCAACGTGGTCATGCTGTAAATTTACTAGAGATTTGCCGTGTGGGGAACTTCGTTGAGTTCTACATCAACAGTACCCTTGTAGACAAATTCCCCGCCGAAAAGTTAATGGATGTCCCAGGGCGAAATTTTGGTTTTGTGATTCACGACAAAATTAAAATGAAAGTTCACAGCCTGATGGTGAGTGCGCCGGATACAGAAAAAGACCTTAGTGAAGTGAATCTAGAGGTTTATGATTCTAGATATGAAACCAAAGCTACTTTTGTGGAGCATGAACCACCTGATGATGATAGTTTAGAGCTAGTATTTGCAGACTTAAAAGCACTAGTTGGACATGAACGCACCAAGCATCAACTTTTCTCTCTAGCCAATTACCTCAAAGTCCAAACCGAACGACAAAAGCGAGGGCTGAAAACTGTAGATATTTCACTACACTTAATGTTATATGGCCCACCAGGGACAGGTAAAACCACTATTGCCCGTTTAGTAGGAAGATTATATAAACAATTGGGATTTCTGGAACGGGGACACGTTGTAGAAACCGATCGCGCCGGGATTGTCAGTGGGTATATTGGCCAAACTGCTCTCAGGGTGGAAAATGCTGTCCAGCAAGCCCTAGACGGTGTATTATTCATAGATGAAGCCCACGCCCTTGCACCTGAAGATAGCCCTAATGATTATGGCAAGGAAGCATTGCAGATATTAATTAAACGCATGGAAGATCACCGCGATCGCTTGGCGGTAGTTATCGCCGGCTACACTGAGGAAATGGATCGTTTACTAGAATCTAATCCAGGCTTTAAATCCCGTCTGCACCGTTTATTTTACCTCGATCACTACACTCCCCAAGAATTATTATTAATTTTCAAGAAATTCTGTCACGATAACGGCTACACCCTCGACCCCTCGGCAAATATTATCTTACAAGCTACTTTTGAATTAGCATATGTCAACCGAGACAAGAATTTTGGTAATGGACGTTTCGCCCGTGCTTTATTTGAAAGGAGTATTGAACAACAAGCTAATAGAATTGTCCATGATCTTCACAAGCTAGATAATTCTCAGCTAACTCTAATTACCGCAGAAGATTTATCCGTAAATCTCTAA
- a CDS encoding type II toxin-antitoxin system RelE/ParE family toxin has product MKFIVIHTEARKELDAAIAYYETQKVGLGLDLLSQVEKVILKIQQNPNLGTPYKIAGIRRYAIQRFPYLIFYTELEEVIWVIAIAHGKRKLNYWKQRNLEI; this is encoded by the coding sequence GTGAAGTTTATTGTTATCCATACCGAAGCTCGAAAAGAGCTTGATGCTGCAATAGCTTACTATGAAACGCAGAAAGTAGGCTTGGGACTAGATTTGCTATCTCAAGTAGAAAAAGTTATTCTCAAAATTCAGCAAAACCCGAATTTAGGAACTCCATACAAAATTGCAGGAATACGCCGCTATGCTATTCAACGTTTTCCCTACCTAATTTTTTATACGGAGCTTGAAGAAGTGATTTGGGTTATAGCAATAGCTCATGGTAAGCGCAAACTGAATTACTGGAAACAAAGAAATCTTGAAATTTAA
- a CDS encoding addiction module protein — protein sequence MSETAEKLKLELSQLSAKERAEIAYFLIHSLDDDLDDDLETVGDTELSKRLEDINSNTVIGEPIYQVFEELREKYS from the coding sequence ATGAGTGAAACTGCCGAAAAACTTAAACTAGAACTTTCTCAGCTTTCTGCAAAAGAACGTGCTGAAATTGCCTACTTTTTAATTCATTCTCTAGATGATGATCTAGATGATGATCTAGAAACTGTTGGGGATACGGAATTAAGCAAAAGGTTGGAAGATATTAATTCCAACACAGTTATTGGAGAGCCAATATATCAAGTTTTTGAAGAGTTACGAGAAAAGTATTCGTGA